The following proteins are encoded in a genomic region of Chryseobacterium cucumeris:
- a CDS encoding alpha/beta fold hydrolase has protein sequence MSTLTLKDGTEIFYKDQGEGPVLMFHHGWPLSSDDWDAQVIFFLQKGYRVVTHDRRGHGRSSQNIYNHTIEQYASDAAELVEFLGLKDVVHIGHSTGGGEVIRYVNKYANGRAKKAVLISAIPPVMVKSENNADGVPMEVFDNIREQTMNNRNQFYYDLTIPFYGYNREGANVKDGVQRNWWRQGLMGGIVAHYDGIKAFSETDLTEDLKAVDIPVLVLHGEDDQIVPIENSAIKSAKLLKNGKLITYPGFPHGMPTTEHPTINKDILAFITE, from the coding sequence ATGAGCACATTAACATTAAAAGACGGAACAGAAATTTTTTACAAAGATCAGGGAGAAGGACCTGTATTAATGTTTCACCACGGATGGCCTTTATCATCTGACGATTGGGATGCACAGGTAATCTTCTTCCTGCAGAAAGGCTACAGAGTGGTTACCCACGACAGAAGAGGTCACGGGCGTTCCAGCCAGAATATCTACAATCACACTATTGAGCAATACGCTTCTGATGCTGCAGAACTGGTTGAATTCCTTGGCCTGAAAGATGTCGTACACATCGGGCATTCAACAGGCGGTGGTGAAGTAATCCGTTATGTTAACAAGTATGCAAACGGAAGAGCTAAGAAAGCGGTTCTGATCAGCGCCATTCCACCGGTAATGGTGAAAAGTGAAAACAATGCTGACGGTGTTCCTATGGAAGTTTTCGACAATATCAGGGAACAGACGATGAACAACAGAAACCAGTTTTACTATGACCTTACTATTCCTTTCTACGGCTACAACAGAGAAGGTGCGAACGTAAAGGACGGAGTACAGAGAAACTGGTGGAGACAGGGACTGATGGGAGGAATTGTTGCTCATTATGATGGAATCAAAGCCTTTTCAGAAACAGATTTAACCGAAGATTTAAAAGCAGTTGATATTCCGGTATTGGTTCTTCACGGTGAGGATGACCAGATTGTACCGATTGAAAATTCAGCGATAAAATCAGCCAAATTACTGAAGAACGGAAAACTGATTACCTATCCTGGTTTCCCTCACGGTATGCCGACTACAGAGCATCCAACCATCAACAAAGATATTTTAGCTTTTATCACAGAATAA